The following are from one region of the Arcobacter sp. F2176 genome:
- a CDS encoding glycerate kinase — translation MLNKEQLENIFSSILEEIHPKKLIKKQCKFENDKFYVNSESFEIPKNKKIHIFGSGKAVLSMAEALYEIMEEKIDKALLVGAYENNFKKQNLTYIKSTHPLPSQKSVKGAKALIKEFESLDEDDFFIYLLSGGNSALVELPADEISLEEFQETTKLMLENSMPIESINCVRKHISQVKGGRLARFTKAKGVVLTLSDVLGDNLEAIGSAPLYFDSTTFQDAFDDLKKYNIFEKVPNSVQNYLQKAIKSKDLETPKSESSNIKHYLIGSNDILLNEAKNILEKKNLNPIIVDEKIDDDVELVCKNLLQFCKEKKEGCFIFGGEATVNVSGNGKGGRNQHLVLSFLNSYPKDENIIFLSGASDGIDGNSDACGAIIDKDTVKKVQELNLDIKKYMEDFDSNNFFDKLNQLLKPGPTHNNMLDIVIILKN, via the coding sequence ATGTTAAATAAAGAACAACTAGAAAATATATTTTCATCAATACTAGAAGAGATTCATCCAAAAAAACTTATTAAAAAACAATGTAAATTTGAAAATGATAAGTTTTATGTAAATAGTGAATCTTTTGAGATACCAAAAAATAAAAAAATTCATATCTTTGGTTCTGGAAAAGCAGTTCTTAGTATGGCTGAAGCATTATATGAAATCATGGAAGAAAAAATAGATAAAGCACTCTTAGTAGGAGCTTATGAAAATAATTTCAAAAAACAAAATCTCACATATATAAAAAGTACCCATCCTCTACCAAGTCAAAAGAGTGTAAAAGGTGCAAAGGCTTTAATAAAAGAGTTTGAATCCCTAGATGAAGATGATTTTTTTATATATTTATTATCAGGTGGAAACTCTGCTTTAGTAGAACTCCCTGCAGATGAAATAAGTCTTGAAGAATTTCAAGAAACAACAAAACTTATGTTAGAAAATTCAATGCCAATAGAATCAATAAATTGTGTAAGAAAACATATTTCTCAAGTAAAAGGTGGAAGATTAGCTAGATTTACAAAAGCAAAAGGAGTAGTTTTAACTCTGAGTGATGTTTTAGGGGATAATTTAGAAGCTATTGGTTCTGCACCACTTTATTTTGATAGTACAACTTTTCAAGATGCTTTTGATGATTTGAAAAAATATAATATATTTGAAAAAGTACCAAATTCTGTGCAAAACTATCTTCAAAAAGCTATTAAATCAAAAGATTTAGAAACCCCTAAAAGTGAATCTTCAAATATAAAACATTATTTAATAGGTTCAAATGACATTTTACTAAATGAGGCAAAAAATATTTTAGAAAAGAAAAATCTAAATCCAATCATAGTAGATGAAAAAATAGATGATGATGTTGAACTTGTATGTAAAAATCTTTTGCAATTTTGTAAAGAAAAAAAAGAGGGTTGTTTTATTTTTGGAGGAGAAGCAACTGTAAATGTTAGTGGAAATGGTAAAGGTGGAAGAAATCAACACTTAGTTTTATCTTTTCTAAACTCTTATCCAAAAGATGAAAATATAATATTTTTAAGTGGTGCAAGTGATGGGATAGATGGAAATTCTGATGCTTGTGGTGCAATAATTGATAAAGATACAGTAAAAAAAGTGCAAGAGTTAAATTTAGATATAAAAAAATATATGGAAGATTTTGATTCAAATAACTTTTTTGATAAATTAAATCAACTTTTAAAACCAGGTCCCACCCATAATAATATGCTTGATATTGTGATTATATTAAAAAATTAA
- a CDS encoding glycosyl transferase, which produces MSDFFQNGVITTLQKLGDRTLEDMEKELLKFSQRRRMVLLLPALYSEFQTPAMHRIIEELKSVKYLYKIILGLDQATKQQFEEVKELMAKLPCEVDILWNDGPKIKELYSDLTKEGFPGLETPGKGRNVWTMMGYGLADKDAYAFALHDCDIVNYNREIPARLFFPIVHPALDFEFNKGFYSRVTNKLHGRATRLLYTPLINSLKKVYGGNRYLDYMESFRYSLSGEFSFIRSLGRGIGISPTWGLEVSTLSEVYKNTSNKRICQTEIMETYEHKHQELSSQEEGGGIYKMANDIAKTLFRVMAQEGVVFSSSSFKTLLATYFQESRFEISKFNALSKLNALDYNREKEIEAVKTFQDAIKAAADEFYEDPMGIPSLSPWITVRSVMPDFSAKFNKYVKEDNE; this is translated from the coding sequence ATGTCTGATTTTTTTCAAAATGGTGTAATAACTACTTTACAAAAGTTAGGTGATAGAACACTTGAAGATATGGAAAAAGAGCTTTTAAAATTTAGTCAAAGAAGAAGAATGGTTCTTTTATTGCCTGCTTTATATTCAGAGTTTCAAACTCCAGCTATGCATAGAATCATAGAAGAATTAAAAAGTGTGAAATATCTTTATAAGATTATTTTAGGACTTGATCAAGCTACAAAACAGCAGTTTGAAGAGGTCAAAGAACTTATGGCAAAACTTCCTTGTGAAGTTGATATTTTATGGAATGATGGGCCAAAGATAAAAGAGCTTTATTCTGATTTGACAAAAGAGGGATTTCCTGGACTTGAAACACCGGGAAAAGGAAGAAATGTCTGGACAATGATGGGTTATGGATTAGCAGACAAAGATGCCTATGCTTTTGCTCTTCATGATTGTGATATTGTAAATTATAATAGAGAAATTCCAGCAAGACTTTTTTTCCCAATAGTTCATCCAGCACTTGATTTTGAATTTAATAAAGGTTTTTACTCAAGGGTTACAAATAAGCTTCATGGTAGAGCTACAAGGTTGCTTTATACTCCTTTGATAAATTCACTTAAAAAGGTTTATGGAGGCAATAGGTATTTGGATTATATGGAGAGTTTTAGGTACTCTTTATCAGGTGAGTTTTCATTTATAAGATCTCTTGGTCGAGGTATTGGTATTTCTCCCACTTGGGGGTTAGAAGTTTCTACATTAAGTGAAGTATATAAAAATACTTCAAATAAAAGAATCTGTCAAACAGAGATAATGGAAACTTATGAACATAAGCATCAAGAACTAAGTAGTCAAGAAGAGGGTGGTGGTATTTATAAGATGGCAAATGATATTGCTAAGACCCTTTTTAGAGTTATGGCTCAAGAAGGAGTGGTTTTTTCTTCTAGTTCTTTTAAAACTCTACTTGCAACATATTTTCAAGAATCAAGATTTGAAATATCAAAATTCAATGCTTTGAGTAAATTAAACGCACTAGATTATAATAGGGAAAAAGAAATAGAGGCTGTAAAGACCTTTCAAGATGCTATAAAAGCTGCAGCAGATGAGTTTTATGAGGATCCCATGGGAATTCCATCTTTATCTCCTTGGATTACAGTTCGTTCTGTTATGCCTGATTTTTCTGCAAAATTTAATAAATATGTAAAGGAGGATAATGAATGA
- a CDS encoding mannosyl-3-phosphoglycerate phosphatase, whose translation MLQKDTKTDYLIFTDLDGTLLDHKTYEFNEAKEMLDFIREQKIPLIIVTSKTKDEVVELQKKLDISFPFVIENGAGIFIPKEKTYELISLGKNYDTTISAFKEYSKKFPIQGFHEMNDEEVSLYTGLPKNKAKKARKRTFSEPFILKDETKAKQLKQLVLTDGFDVVKGGRFYHLITFGQDKAKAVLEMKKYYDNLYNKNFKTIALGDGENDITMLKCVDIPILIKKYDGTFIKCEINNLTKSRFIGPKGWNNSLKRILNVK comes from the coding sequence ATGTTACAAAAAGACACTAAAACGGACTATTTAATTTTTACAGATTTAGATGGAACACTTTTGGATCATAAAACTTATGAGTTCAATGAAGCTAAAGAGATGCTTGATTTTATAAGAGAGCAAAAAATACCATTAATAATCGTCACAAGTAAAACAAAAGATGAGGTTGTTGAATTACAAAAGAAATTAGATATTTCTTTTCCTTTTGTTATAGAAAATGGTGCTGGAATATTTATTCCAAAAGAAAAAACTTATGAGCTTATTTCTTTAGGGAAAAATTACGATACTACAATTAGTGCATTTAAAGAATACTCAAAAAAGTTTCCCATCCAAGGGTTTCATGAAATGAATGATGAAGAGGTTTCTTTATATACGGGACTTCCCAAAAATAAAGCAAAAAAAGCAAGAAAAAGAACTTTTAGTGAGCCTTTTATTTTAAAAGATGAAACAAAAGCTAAGCAGTTGAAACAATTGGTTTTAACTGATGGTTTTGATGTGGTAAAAGGGGGAAGATTTTATCATTTAATTACTTTTGGACAAGATAAAGCAAAAGCTGTATTGGAGATGAAAAAGTATTATGATAACTTATATAATAAAAATTTTAAAACAATTGCTTTAGGTGATGGCGAAAATGATATCACTATGTTAAAATGTGTAGATATTCCAATTTTAATAAAAAAATATGATGGTACATTTATCAAGTGTGAAATAAATAATCTCACCAAATCAAGATTTATTGGGCCAAAAGGCTGGAATAATAGTTTAAAAAGGATTTTAAATGTTAAATAA
- a CDS encoding substrate-binding domain-containing protein: protein MHIKKFLIVFLFTFISWANAYEKNTQTKRIVYIVDNLEIPFWQIMEKGIKNSCEDLGYKLSVLDSHNNHKKELENTVKAITDKVDGIILSPINSYSAEIILKLAKEANIPVVVSDAGTKNKSYVSYISSDNKLGAYNLGIYLTNELSKKGYKNAKVGIIALPQKKLITQARTAGFIEALEESPFKSADLKQVKTRTEEETYILVKNMIKSYPDLHAIWLQSSKTYRAAIKAINDFNKQNEISLITFDLEPEFLELIPKNIILAAAVQQPFIMGKLALEQINNYIKGKKVQKEIQLPVNIITADNIKQKTYFIEHNVLGIESN, encoded by the coding sequence ATGCATATAAAAAAATTTTTAATTGTCTTTTTATTTACTTTCATATCATGGGCAAATGCATATGAAAAAAACACTCAAACCAAAAGAATAGTATATATAGTTGATAATCTAGAAATTCCTTTTTGGCAAATCATGGAAAAGGGAATTAAAAATAGTTGTGAAGACTTGGGTTACAAATTAAGTGTACTTGATTCTCATAATAATCATAAAAAAGAATTAGAAAATACTGTAAAAGCTATAACAGATAAAGTTGATGGGATTATACTTTCTCCCATAAATTCATACTCTGCAGAAATAATTCTAAAACTTGCAAAAGAAGCAAATATTCCAGTTGTAGTTTCTGATGCCGGAACAAAAAATAAGAGCTATGTATCTTATATCTCTTCAGATAATAAACTTGGAGCATATAATCTTGGTATATATCTTACAAATGAATTATCTAAAAAAGGTTACAAAAATGCAAAAGTTGGAATTATAGCTCTTCCACAAAAAAAGCTCATTACCCAAGCCAGAACAGCTGGTTTTATAGAAGCATTAGAAGAATCTCCATTTAAAAGTGCTGATTTAAAACAAGTTAAGACAAGAACAGAAGAAGAAACTTACATTTTGGTAAAAAATATGATAAAAAGTTATCCAGATTTACATGCAATTTGGTTGCAATCTTCAAAAACTTATAGAGCAGCTATTAAAGCAATAAATGATTTTAATAAACAAAATGAAATATCACTAATTACTTTTGATTTAGAACCTGAATTTTTAGAATTAATCCCTAAAAATATAATATTAGCAGCAGCAGTACAGCAACCTTTTATTATGGGGAAGTTAGCCTTAGAACAAATAAATAATTATATAAAAGGGAAAAAAGTTCAAAAAGAGATACAACTTCCAGTGAATATAATTACAGCTGATAACATAAAACAAAAAACTTATTTTATTGAACACAATGTTTTGGGCATTGAAAGTAACTAA